Proteins from a genomic interval of Pseudodesulfovibrio nedwellii:
- a CDS encoding type IV secretion system DNA-binding domain-containing protein: METTQAFREKDLRKIQVLTGGSSAKTQKQPTQPRLYEFDEGDTLSFDEGTHGVLVIGGVGRGKTASFMLPMASSLIENGLPGLIIDIKNNFTDQIRKLAKAAGREDDIIEIGTHPSATPINILAGLSLDEMHQLFESLIISGMKNSRNIDWLHKGTRILSDVAMLLHYVSQNNLLFVPNFVLLDKCINDYEFARTVFKMYLDSAYDAEDYCQRAFVTRVQTSAFHIFTPQDQTTSSKYEEQLAFQLYTPRLVLGAITSDDSLCANLSGMDCSLTLDYRELLKNNKIVLLRFKHTQGHAAKLLARLLKEKYYADIYRTLDQDYERPKHCFFMADEYQDVINVSPDNTFDDFSWFSKAREFGCINVVASQALSSLYANSSQRDQVNALVANCSTKIVLQNDDPAADAYFRHFCGLDKTLAQLGAAEALVSRFDLKKREQTVKMLHCSQTFKQIQAQLVQLNEVTPPTNICKSHINLLRNIDTVLQLHKLPRAIKIRPDYLELTTTFKDLFEDLDEVKIRYREGLHSEVMDALKTLHTNYSGKFTVNGIIEVNYGIIYLDINSDFDVEDEIDDFVRELVEKGHEEQKNR, encoded by the coding sequence ATGGAAACGACTCAAGCTTTCAGAGAAAAGGACCTGCGAAAGATTCAAGTTCTGACTGGTGGCTCGTCTGCGAAAACCCAAAAGCAACCCACTCAACCTCGACTCTATGAATTTGACGAAGGAGACACACTCTCCTTTGACGAGGGGACACATGGCGTACTGGTTATTGGAGGAGTAGGCAGAGGCAAGACGGCGTCATTTATGTTGCCCATGGCATCTTCACTGATCGAGAACGGACTGCCTGGGCTCATCATCGACATCAAAAACAATTTCACGGATCAAATACGCAAGCTAGCCAAAGCCGCCGGACGTGAAGATGACATCATTGAAATCGGCACGCATCCTTCAGCCACTCCCATAAATATTCTGGCAGGGCTCAGTTTGGATGAAATGCACCAACTGTTTGAATCGCTTATCATCAGCGGCATGAAGAACAGCCGAAACATAGACTGGCTCCATAAAGGTACCCGGATACTCAGCGATGTCGCTATGTTGCTACATTACGTATCACAAAATAATTTACTATTTGTACCCAACTTCGTATTACTCGATAAATGCATTAATGATTATGAATTCGCACGCACTGTTTTTAAAATGTACTTAGACAGTGCATACGATGCCGAAGATTACTGCCAACGCGCTTTTGTCACGAGGGTCCAAACTTCAGCCTTCCATATCTTCACTCCGCAAGACCAAACGACATCGTCCAAGTATGAAGAACAGCTCGCCTTCCAGCTTTACACACCACGACTGGTCCTAGGAGCCATCACTTCAGATGATTCTCTGTGCGCCAACCTGTCGGGCATGGATTGCTCGCTCACTCTGGATTACCGAGAACTTCTGAAAAACAATAAGATCGTCCTGCTCCGCTTTAAACATACGCAGGGACATGCAGCCAAACTGCTGGCACGACTGCTCAAAGAAAAATACTACGCGGACATCTATCGTACTTTGGACCAGGATTACGAACGCCCTAAGCATTGCTTTTTCATGGCCGACGAATACCAAGACGTCATCAACGTCTCACCGGACAACACTTTCGATGACTTCTCTTGGTTTTCTAAGGCACGTGAATTTGGCTGCATCAACGTGGTGGCTTCACAGGCACTCTCAAGCCTGTATGCAAACAGTTCTCAGCGAGATCAAGTCAATGCTCTGGTCGCGAATTGCTCTACCAAGATCGTCCTGCAAAACGATGATCCGGCAGCCGATGCTTATTTCCGGCACTTCTGCGGCTTGGACAAAACACTCGCTCAACTGGGAGCAGCCGAAGCACTTGTCTCTCGCTTCGATTTGAAGAAACGCGAGCAAACAGTCAAAATGTTGCATTGCAGCCAGACCTTCAAACAAATACAGGCGCAATTAGTTCAGCTTAATGAGGTTACTCCTCCCACAAACATCTGCAAATCCCACATCAATTTACTACGAAATATTGATACCGTACTGCAACTTCACAAGCTACCACGGGCAATCAAAATACGACCTGACTATTTAGAACTGACCACAACCTTCAAAGACCTATTCGAGGACTTGGACGAAGTAAAAATCAGGTACAGAGAAGGACTCCATAGTGAAGTCATGGACGCATTGAAAACCCTGCACACAAACTACAGCGGTAAGTTTACTGTCAACGGAATCATTGAAGTCAACTATGGCATCATCTACCTCGACATTAATTCAGATTTCGATGTTGAAGATGAAATAGATGACTTCGTACGCGAACTAGTGGAGAAAGGACATGAAGAACAGAAAAACAGATAA
- a CDS encoding recombinase family protein, whose translation MENEKDDLDLIADLDLGLDLKKHISDKPRLIGYTRYGPTEKNKANFEDDMGYLISDVSFLDQAGSKTTEYRPQLEKCINQLRQGDRLNIPSIDRLARNTKELVELIKRIADKGVSIEFEREGIKLDPVLPDFEEKLNLIEGIYKAEQAVALERRKEGLIKAKKKGVRLGRPTKVSDEKRSQIRRRLTDGEKAPSLAKEYGISESLVYTIGREDKR comes from the coding sequence ATGGAAAACGAAAAGGACGATCTCGACCTCATAGCAGACTTGGACTTGGGCCTGGATCTCAAAAAACATATCAGCGATAAGCCTCGCTTGATAGGCTATACCCGCTACGGCCCAACCGAAAAGAATAAAGCCAACTTCGAAGACGACATGGGGTATTTAATATCGGACGTGTCATTCCTAGACCAAGCCGGAAGCAAAACCACAGAGTATCGCCCCCAACTCGAAAAATGCATCAATCAACTCAGACAAGGCGATCGTCTTAATATTCCATCAATAGATCGACTAGCTAGAAACACCAAAGAATTGGTTGAGCTAATAAAACGAATCGCCGACAAAGGGGTCAGCATTGAATTTGAACGCGAAGGCATTAAGCTCGATCCTGTATTGCCAGACTTTGAAGAAAAATTGAATCTGATTGAAGGCATTTACAAAGCAGAGCAAGCTGTTGCTCTTGAGCGACGCAAAGAAGGACTCATCAAGGCAAAAAAGAAAGGCGTTCGTTTAGGCCGCCCCACGAAAGTGTCAGATGAAAAGCGTTCACAAATTCGCAGACGGCTGACTGACGGCGAAAAAGCTCCTTCGCTCGCCAAGGAATATGGAATTTCAGAAAGCCTCGTTTACACAATAGGCCGGGAAGACAAACGTTAG
- a CDS encoding helix-turn-helix domain-containing protein, which yields MSGNYTKQERTFLKRLGKAIKERRTKKGLSQERLAELTGLHRTYVGSAERGERNISALNTKVLADALDCRASDLFRSAE from the coding sequence ATGTCTGGAAATTACACGAAGCAGGAAAGAACATTTTTGAAGAGGCTTGGAAAGGCCATTAAAGAACGACGGACAAAGAAAGGCTTGTCGCAAGAAAGACTCGCAGAATTGACTGGACTACACAGAACTTATGTAGGCTCGGCTGAACGCGGAGAACGCAATATTAGCGCGCTAAACACCAAAGTACTAGCTGACGCTTTAGATTGTCGGGCTAGCGATCTATTTCGAAGTGCCGAATAA
- a CDS encoding helix-turn-helix domain-containing protein has product MKKKLPISVRSGLKKLGDSLKKARLRRRLKMVTIADRAGISRETLAKIQKGDSGVSIGNYAAVIFALGLGVEWMGLADISEDKVGQALDEERIPRRARDIKA; this is encoded by the coding sequence ATGAAAAAGAAACTCCCAATATCTGTCCGTAGCGGATTAAAAAAACTCGGTGACTCCTTAAAGAAAGCCAGACTCCGGAGACGATTAAAAATGGTAACCATCGCTGATCGAGCTGGGATCAGTCGTGAGACTTTGGCCAAGATTCAAAAAGGTGATTCAGGTGTGAGCATAGGAAATTATGCAGCCGTCATTTTCGCTCTTGGCCTGGGTGTTGAGTGGATGGGCTTGGCTGACATCTCGGAAGACAAGGTAGGACAGGCCTTAGATGAAGAGCGCATTCCTCGTCGCGCCAGAGATATTAAGGCATAG
- a CDS encoding type II toxin-antitoxin system HipA family toxin: MAKKIYVYVDLQEGIHPVGTLWVHANNAGESASFEYAPEWRNSPSKFSLEPALEVGEGAFHTDAGKSLFGSIGDSAPDRWGRVLMKRREAHAAKVEKRNPRLLHDSDYLLMVNDFSRQGALRFAETKNGPFMAADTNDSIPPVVDLRRLLNASERIQARQELDQDIKDLVDPGASLGGARPKASVIDTNGDLLIAKFPSRNDDWDVELWEYLSFKMAERAGIPTPATRLEKINDKNVLLLKRFGRRKKGIRIPFLSAMSMLSYSDGTHGSYIELAEILARYGSETTLDQKDLWRRMVFNIMISNVDDHLRNHGFLYDGSAGWRLSPLYDLEPTPTHDKPRVLHTYIDMYNGTASLDLAYSVADEFDLNLNEARKIAKEVAEATRNWAYEAGRLGADKNDIETMSSAFNHDDLKLGLKAKVVIGNSRA, encoded by the coding sequence ATGGCCAAAAAAATATATGTTTATGTTGATCTCCAAGAAGGGATTCATCCCGTAGGAACATTGTGGGTACATGCCAACAATGCAGGGGAAAGTGCGTCTTTTGAATATGCACCGGAGTGGAGGAACTCTCCGTCTAAATTTTCTCTTGAGCCAGCACTGGAAGTTGGTGAAGGAGCTTTTCACACAGATGCAGGCAAATCCTTGTTCGGCTCTATTGGAGACTCTGCGCCTGACAGGTGGGGGCGAGTGCTCATGAAACGCCGTGAAGCTCATGCCGCAAAAGTGGAGAAGCGTAATCCTCGACTTCTTCATGACTCTGACTACTTGCTAATGGTCAACGACTTCTCCAGACAAGGAGCTTTGCGCTTTGCCGAAACGAAAAACGGCCCTTTCATGGCTGCAGACACAAACGACAGCATTCCCCCAGTCGTTGACCTTAGACGACTTCTAAACGCGTCTGAAAGAATTCAGGCTCGCCAGGAACTGGATCAGGACATCAAAGACCTTGTTGATCCGGGTGCCTCCTTGGGCGGGGCACGACCAAAGGCCTCCGTCATTGATACAAATGGCGACCTGCTTATTGCGAAATTTCCTAGCCGAAATGATGATTGGGATGTTGAGCTATGGGAGTATCTCTCTTTCAAGATGGCAGAGCGTGCGGGCATTCCAACGCCTGCCACTCGATTAGAAAAGATTAACGATAAAAATGTGCTTCTTCTCAAGCGCTTTGGCCGCAGAAAAAAAGGAATTCGAATTCCTTTCCTGTCTGCCATGAGTATGCTGAGCTATTCTGATGGAACCCACGGTAGCTATATTGAATTAGCCGAAATTCTGGCCCGATATGGATCTGAAACGACATTGGACCAAAAGGACTTATGGCGTAGGATGGTGTTCAACATCATGATCTCGAATGTTGATGATCATCTTCGAAACCACGGTTTTCTCTACGACGGTTCCGCAGGATGGCGGCTTTCGCCACTCTACGATCTCGAACCAACGCCGACACACGACAAGCCGAGAGTGTTGCACACTTATATAGACATGTACAATGGTACAGCTTCTTTAGATCTTGCTTACAGTGTGGCAGACGAATTTGACCTCAATTTGAATGAAGCACGCAAAATCGCTAAAGAGGTGGCAGAAGCAACAAGAAATTGGGCCTATGAAGCTGGTCGCCTTGGAGCGGACAAAAATGATATTGAAACCATGAGTTCTGCATTTAACCATGACGACCTAAAGCTGGGGCTCAAGGCCAAGGTTGTTATCGGAAACTCCCGTGCCTGA
- a CDS encoding helix-turn-helix transcriptional regulator, producing MSNQKVLNIYEFAELLGTTSAAIRSHWQRRNFDAIPRPIHLGRRLGWPMQIVEDWLQKKIEADSIWQ from the coding sequence ATGAGTAATCAAAAAGTTTTGAATATCTACGAGTTTGCGGAATTGCTAGGAACAACTAGCGCAGCCATCCGTAGTCATTGGCAACGGCGTAACTTTGATGCAATCCCTCGCCCTATCCATTTGGGTAGAAGGCTCGGTTGGCCTATGCAAATTGTGGAGGATTGGCTTCAGAAGAAAATAGAGGCTGATTCGATTTGGCAATAA
- a CDS encoding helix-turn-helix domain-containing protein, producing MQYQNNQALLPNLFTIQDAATFLRVHRSTISRIISTGDLPCIRVRSRKLIREQDLLAFIDSQIGIETGGSSQEY from the coding sequence ATGCAGTATCAAAATAACCAAGCACTCTTACCTAACCTCTTTACAATTCAAGACGCCGCAACCTTTCTGCGCGTCCACCGTTCCACCATTTCTCGCATCATTTCCACTGGCGATTTACCCTGCATCAGAGTAAGATCACGTAAGCTGATCCGAGAGCAGGATTTGCTAGCGTTCATTGACAGCCAAATCGGAATTGAAACGGGCGGAAGCTCGCAGGAGTACTAG
- a CDS encoding tyrosine-type recombinase/integrase: protein MGRLKRIRKTFGRKLIGTITEELLLDFRAKEAHRNSPASANRYLFVVQQVIKLASKEKAITTDPSASIPKLSEKQHERKVFLTPNEVEILLEQARKQKTRHYMVLAILLAVEHGCARQEILDLKWSQIDLGFQDTGVINFYRTKNKNDRLHSIMPRTREALLERKAHLEKMRKQRGIEVKNEHVVGKLNGCRSTNFNKAWRTIRDACGFNKKLNFHDHRHTYCTNIVLAGGSTKHAASMIGHNDPRMTERYTNLENLLHNPVQDKLAAHYQNT from the coding sequence ATAGGCCGTCTGAAACGAATCCGAAAAACGTTTGGAAGAAAGCTGATCGGGACGATTACCGAAGAACTCCTTCTCGACTTCCGAGCCAAAGAAGCTCATCGCAACTCCCCAGCCTCGGCGAATCGGTATCTGTTCGTTGTTCAACAAGTAATAAAGCTGGCATCGAAAGAAAAGGCGATCACTACTGATCCGTCTGCCTCAATCCCGAAATTAAGCGAAAAACAACATGAACGGAAAGTATTCCTCACCCCTAACGAGGTTGAGATATTACTCGAACAAGCTAGAAAACAAAAAACACGACACTACATGGTGCTGGCGATTCTGCTTGCCGTAGAGCATGGATGTGCTCGCCAAGAGATACTTGACCTCAAATGGTCCCAAATTGACCTGGGCTTTCAAGACACAGGAGTAATCAACTTCTACCGCACCAAAAATAAGAACGACAGGCTTCACTCAATTATGCCGAGAACGAGAGAAGCCTTGCTTGAGCGAAAGGCCCACCTTGAGAAGATGAGAAAACAGCGTGGAATCGAAGTGAAAAACGAGCATGTTGTCGGGAAACTCAATGGCTGTAGGTCCACCAACTTCAACAAGGCTTGGCGGACCATCCGTGACGCATGCGGCTTCAACAAGAAGCTCAACTTCCATGACCACCGCCACACTTATTGTACCAACATCGTGCTGGCGGGCGGGTCAACAAAACACGCAGCATCCATGATCGGCCATAATGATCCGCGTATGACCGAACGTTATACCAACCTCGAGAACCTCCTCCACAACCCGGTACAGGACAAGTTGGCCGCACACTACCAAAACACATAA
- a CDS encoding ABC transporter permease — translation MAHVLKRILIKLLWVGVVFLGITVISFWVIHLAPGSPTDLQTTLNPDAGIEARLQLEKLYGLDKPLHIQYASWLKRLVQLDFGQSMSGDHRPVWDKIKERLPLTFGMNVASMVLTLLIAVPIGVTAAWWRGGVFDKLSTVVVFIGFAMPGFWLALLLMLWLGISWPILPISGLTSMGFDSMSPMGKLWDVTKHLILPIFIYTSGSWAGMSRFMRSSMLEVLRQDYIMTARAKGLSSRVVLFKHALRNALMPVITILGLSVPALIGGSVIIESIFALPGLGQLFYQAVMSRDYPLIMGSLVLGAILTLIGNLLADIGYGLADPRIRVGQGGK, via the coding sequence ATGGCACACGTTCTGAAACGGATACTTATCAAACTGCTGTGGGTGGGCGTGGTGTTTCTCGGCATCACGGTTATCAGCTTCTGGGTTATTCATCTGGCCCCCGGCTCGCCCACAGATCTTCAGACCACGTTGAACCCCGACGCCGGAATTGAAGCACGTCTCCAGCTCGAAAAGCTCTACGGTTTAGATAAGCCTCTGCATATTCAATACGCCAGCTGGCTGAAAAGATTGGTACAACTCGACTTTGGTCAATCCATGTCCGGCGACCATCGCCCGGTCTGGGACAAGATCAAGGAACGCCTACCTTTAACCTTTGGTATGAATGTGGCTTCCATGGTGCTGACTCTGCTCATCGCGGTTCCCATAGGGGTAACTGCGGCATGGTGGCGTGGTGGCGTTTTTGATAAACTGTCAACCGTGGTCGTATTCATAGGCTTTGCCATGCCCGGATTCTGGCTGGCCCTGCTGCTCATGCTCTGGCTCGGCATTTCCTGGCCCATCCTTCCCATCTCCGGCCTGACATCCATGGGATTCGACTCCATGTCGCCTATGGGTAAACTGTGGGATGTGACCAAGCACCTCATCCTGCCAATCTTCATCTATACCTCCGGCTCATGGGCAGGCATGTCCCGATTCATGCGTTCCTCCATGCTTGAAGTCCTGCGGCAGGACTACATCATGACTGCGCGCGCCAAGGGGTTGTCCAGTCGTGTCGTTCTGTTCAAACACGCCCTACGAAACGCACTCATGCCGGTTATCACCATCCTCGGCCTGTCGGTTCCAGCTCTGATCGGCGGCTCTGTCATCATTGAATCAATCTTCGCCCTGCCCGGCCTTGGGCAACTTTTCTATCAAGCGGTCATGTCACGAGATTACCCTCTCATCATGGGATCGTTAGTACTAGGTGCCATATTGACACTTATCGGGAATCTGCTGGCTGACATTGGCTACGGCCTTGCTGATCCACGTATCCGCGTGGGACAAGGGGGCAAATAA
- a CDS encoding ABC transporter permease, whose translation MKRKPLKRVSPWARHALLILGGLIVGLMSLAAVFAPLLAPFDPSLINVDTLLLPPSTTHLMGTDALGRDVFSRILFGGRVSLWVGFVAVGIATSIGLALGLTAGYFGRIVDEIIMRGVDVMLCFPSFFLILAVIAFLEPSLTNIMIVIGLTGWMGVARLVRAETLTIRERDYVLAARAAGAGPIRIISRHIMPNAIGPVLVSATLGVAGAILTESSLSFLGLGVQPPDASWGNMLMEGKEVLGIAWWLSVFPGLAILFTVLGYNLLGESLRDLLDPRLKQ comes from the coding sequence ATGAAACGCAAACCACTGAAACGAGTCTCCCCATGGGCACGGCACGCCCTGCTCATTCTGGGCGGTCTCATTGTAGGACTGATGTCTCTGGCCGCAGTCTTTGCTCCACTCCTTGCGCCATTCGATCCCAGTCTCATCAACGTGGATACGTTACTCTTGCCTCCGTCAACAACCCACCTCATGGGCACCGACGCTCTGGGCCGCGATGTCTTTTCACGCATTCTGTTTGGTGGCCGCGTCTCACTCTGGGTCGGTTTTGTTGCCGTGGGTATCGCCACTTCCATCGGGCTGGCCCTCGGCCTGACCGCTGGCTATTTTGGCCGTATTGTGGATGAAATCATCATGCGCGGCGTGGATGTCATGCTCTGCTTCCCTTCCTTTTTCCTCATTCTGGCGGTCATCGCATTTCTGGAACCAAGCCTGACAAATATCATGATTGTCATCGGTCTGACCGGCTGGATGGGGGTGGCTCGACTGGTCCGCGCCGAGACCCTGACAATCCGCGAGCGAGATTACGTACTGGCTGCACGAGCTGCCGGTGCTGGGCCCATCCGCATCATTTCCCGACACATCATGCCCAATGCCATCGGCCCGGTACTCGTTTCCGCCACCCTTGGCGTAGCTGGTGCCATCCTGACTGAATCTTCGCTGTCATTTCTGGGCCTCGGCGTACAGCCGCCAGATGCTTCCTGGGGCAATATGCTCATGGAAGGTAAAGAAGTCTTGGGAATCGCGTGGTGGTTATCTGTCTTTCCCGGCCTCGCCATTCTATTTACGGTGCTTGGGTACAACCTGCTCGGCGAATCCTTACGCGACCTACTCGACCCAAGGCTGAAGCAATGA
- a CDS encoding alginate lyase family protein, whose protein sequence is MTGFITRHLFLSLLAILLVTPALAGTNLPDTIVLSPTILYQTKRQILQRDPAIRPAYENFINEAKQALDASIESVTLKKKAGPSNDRHDYWSLSPDWWPNPAIKNGLPYVQHPGEANPEASSDIYDRSRLSRMARQATTLALAWYFTGDELYASKSTALIMAWCSDSSTRVNPNMLYAHSRLGVAEGHHTGIIETRDLIRVVDAALILEPSHAWSKSTSRKIKKWFSAYVQWLMHSEFGRREAESRDEHGTWFDAQVAVYALYAEDIDLARTIIRTAERRRIVRQIMPDGSMPYALKQPRSRNATFSTLEAYAILSSVGERLGLDLWNWADPVGPSIRQALDFAAPYLNPKKKWPHGTTGVFNPYRYVPLFRRAALVYKDNRYLDYLNELPKAHGARDNSILFY, encoded by the coding sequence ATGACCGGGTTCATTACCCGCCATCTATTTCTGTCACTTTTGGCCATCCTATTGGTCACTCCGGCTCTCGCAGGCACCAACCTGCCCGACACCATCGTACTCTCGCCAACCATTTTGTATCAAACAAAACGCCAAATTCTACAGCGAGATCCGGCCATTCGTCCGGCATATGAAAATTTCATCAACGAAGCCAAACAGGCCTTGGATGCTTCCATCGAATCCGTCACCTTGAAAAAAAAGGCTGGCCCAAGCAACGATCGCCATGATTACTGGTCGTTGTCGCCTGACTGGTGGCCGAACCCCGCGATCAAAAACGGCTTGCCCTATGTGCAACACCCCGGGGAAGCCAACCCCGAAGCTTCATCTGACATTTATGACCGCTCTCGACTGTCACGCATGGCAAGGCAGGCAACAACACTGGCTCTTGCATGGTATTTCACAGGCGACGAGCTATACGCCAGCAAAAGCACCGCGTTGATCATGGCGTGGTGTAGCGATTCCTCAACCCGAGTCAATCCGAACATGCTCTATGCCCACTCACGGCTAGGTGTCGCAGAAGGTCATCATACCGGCATCATTGAGACACGCGACCTCATCCGCGTGGTGGATGCGGCCCTCATACTTGAACCTTCCCACGCATGGTCCAAATCGACCAGTCGAAAAATCAAAAAGTGGTTCTCCGCATACGTTCAATGGCTGATGCACAGTGAATTCGGTCGCCGCGAAGCAGAATCCCGCGACGAGCACGGCACATGGTTTGACGCACAGGTTGCCGTATATGCCCTGTACGCAGAAGATATAGACCTAGCCCGAACCATCATACGTACGGCCGAACGACGGCGTATAGTACGCCAAATAATGCCTGACGGGTCCATGCCCTACGCGCTGAAACAGCCCCGATCACGCAACGCCACCTTTTCTACGCTTGAAGCATACGCAATTCTCTCCAGTGTGGGCGAACGCCTGGGGCTTGATCTCTGGAATTGGGCAGACCCCGTAGGGCCATCCATCCGGCAAGCCCTCGACTTTGCGGCCCCATATCTCAATCCCAAAAAAAAATGGCCGCATGGGACAACAGGGGTGTTCAATCCGTACCGCTACGTTCCTCTTTTCCGCAGGGCCGCACTGGTGTATAAGGACAATCGTTACCTTGATTATTTAAACGAGTTACCCAAGGCCCATGGCGCACGGGACAACTCGATACTTTTTTACTAG
- a CDS encoding DNA repair protein RecN encodes MLELLRIKNLALIEDVELEFSPGLNTLTGETGAGKSFIMRAVDFLMGERMDKKLVRPGSNKASVEALFVLPEGETVIRRELSAETGRSRVYINDTLSSQPTIRDMRTRLIIHTSQHGQQKLLSPAFQSEILDSFIPDQSILIQRNDKLAVLKDVLERKRHLNEKYDDIEKQRDFFEYQKKEIDAVDPQPDEENELEERKKILKDRERAGECLQNALDILHGEISMLDNMTLLTREMEIVARLFPGFDEDREAIEELRIRLHDLDSRLRRGPGNLEDDDPMSLDDIESRLFELAKLKRKLRRNLDDIVTMKVEIDENLSFLDACALDMKNLSREESAAASNLQITLGEVNKARKKAAKELSIRIVDELFDLGFSEHIKVHFEFEARELYPGCDDMRGRLMWVPNPGQPAQPLDKIASGGELSRFLLALVTMRGDNAKEHDALPSLIFDEVDAGIGGLTLNSVGGKLRALADRQQMLLITHWPQLAGKADRHFFIKKEVVDGETYTRCNRLETDAIMDELSRMAGGGEQGRALAEKLVK; translated from the coding sequence ATGCTTGAACTGTTACGGATCAAGAACCTTGCCCTCATAGAAGACGTTGAGCTGGAATTCTCTCCGGGGCTAAACACGCTCACAGGTGAAACTGGTGCGGGCAAATCCTTTATCATGCGAGCCGTGGATTTCCTCATGGGCGAACGCATGGACAAGAAACTGGTCCGCCCCGGCAGCAATAAGGCATCGGTGGAAGCATTATTTGTGCTGCCTGAAGGCGAAACAGTCATTCGCCGTGAACTTTCCGCCGAGACAGGCCGCAGTCGTGTCTACATCAACGACACGCTGTCATCTCAGCCGACAATTCGCGACATGCGCACGCGACTGATCATCCACACCAGCCAACATGGACAGCAAAAGCTGCTTTCTCCGGCCTTTCAGTCGGAAATCCTCGACTCCTTCATTCCTGACCAATCCATTCTGATTCAACGCAACGACAAACTCGCAGTGCTCAAGGATGTGCTGGAACGCAAACGTCATCTCAACGAAAAGTACGACGACATAGAAAAACAGCGCGATTTCTTTGAGTATCAAAAAAAGGAAATTGACGCTGTTGATCCGCAGCCGGATGAAGAAAACGAGCTTGAGGAACGCAAAAAAATTCTCAAGGACCGGGAACGTGCCGGAGAATGTCTACAAAATGCACTGGACATTCTGCACGGCGAAATCAGCATGCTCGACAACATGACATTGCTCACCCGCGAAATGGAAATTGTCGCTCGACTCTTTCCCGGATTCGACGAGGACCGCGAAGCCATAGAGGAATTACGCATTCGGTTGCATGATCTCGACTCACGACTCAGACGTGGACCGGGAAACCTGGAAGATGACGACCCCATGTCTCTTGACGATATCGAATCACGTCTTTTCGAATTGGCCAAGCTCAAACGAAAGCTTCGACGCAATCTGGATGACATCGTCACCATGAAAGTGGAAATAGATGAAAACCTTTCCTTCCTCGACGCCTGTGCTCTGGACATGAAGAACCTGTCCCGCGAAGAGTCCGCAGCCGCGTCAAATCTTCAGATAACACTCGGCGAAGTCAACAAGGCCCGGAAAAAAGCGGCAAAGGAACTTTCTATCCGCATCGTGGATGAATTGTTCGATCTCGGCTTTTCCGAACACATCAAAGTACATTTCGAATTTGAAGCACGCGAGTTGTATCCCGGTTGTGACGACATGCGTGGGCGCCTCATGTGGGTGCCCAACCCCGGCCAGCCAGCCCAGCCGCTCGACAAAATAGCCTCGGGCGGAGAGCTGTCACGATTCCTGCTCGCATTGGTCACCATGCGCGGTGACAACGCCAAGGAACACGATGCCCTGCCATCACTTATTTTTGATGAAGTAGACGCCGGAATTGGAGGCTTGACACTCAACTCGGTTGGCGGCAAACTCCGCGCCCTTGCAGACCGCCAGCAAATGTTGCTCATTACCCATTGGCCACAACTGGCAGGCAAGGCCGACCGTCATTTCTTCATCAAGAAAGAAGTTGTGGACGGGGAGACCTACACCCGCTGTAACCGGCTGGAAACCGATGCCATCATGGATGAATTATCCCGCATGGCAGGCGGCGGAGAACAAGGTCGAGCATTGGCTGAAAAACTCGTTAAGTAG